The genomic stretch GCGCGAGCTCGTCGGGATGCTGCTCGAAGTACCGCGTCGTGTCGTTGCGCACCGCGCGCAGCGTCTTGCCCGTGAACGCCCGGCTGATCACCGTCCCGTCCTCCGCGGTGCGCAGGAGCGCGTCCTTGTAGCCCACCGCCGAACGCGCCTCGGGCGTGGCGATGAACCGCGTCCCGACCCACACGCCGTCGGCGCCGAGCGCGAGCGCGGCGGCGAGTCCGCGTCCGTCGAAGATCCCGCCCGCCGCGACGACCGGGACACGCTCGCCGACCGCGTCGACGATCTGCGGCACGAGCGGCATCGTCGCGACCGTGCCGGTGTGGCCACCGGCCTCGGTGCCCTGTGCGACGACGAGGTCGCACCCGGCGTCGACGGCGGCGAGCGCGTGGCGGACCTTGCCGCACATGTTGACGACGAGGATCGAATGGCGGTGGCACTCGTCCACGACCTCGCGCGGCACGCCGAGTCCCGCGACGAGCACGGGAACGCCCTCGCGCACGAGGATGTCGACGTTCGCGCGCATCTGATCCGGCATCGCGGTGAGCAGGTCGACGCCGAACGGCTTGCTGGTCGCGGCCTTCACCGCGCGGATCTCGTCGACCAGCTGCTCGGCACGCATCGTCGACGCGCCGAGGCATCCGAACCCGCCCGCGCCCGACACCGCGGCGACGAGCGCGCTGTACG from Acidimicrobiia bacterium encodes the following:
- a CDS encoding nitronate monooxygenase, with the translated sequence MQTRLTDALGIEHPVMLAGMGGVSYSALVAAVSGAGGFGCLGASTMRAEQLVDEIRAVKAATSKPFGVDLLTAMPDQMRANVDILVREGVPVLVAGLGVPREVVDECHRHSILVVNMCGKVRHALAAVDAGCDLVVAQGTEAGGHTGTVATMPLVPQIVDAVGERVPVVAAGGIFDGRGLAAALALGADGVWVGTRFIATPEARSAVGYKDALLRTAEDGTVISRAFTGKTLRAVRNDTTRYFEQHPDELA